In one Chloroflexota bacterium genomic region, the following are encoded:
- the cobS gene encoding adenosylcobinamide-GDP ribazoletransferase — protein MIPFLAALQFLTLSPPLVKRLFTEKELGRAAGFYPLVGVLIGALLYGANYGLSFIASDMLRAALLLALWVTLTGALHLDGLLDAFDGLLGGWTPEKRLEIMRDERVGAFGLSAGVILLLMKYAALSGFSQSTPALILIPAASRWAMTLAVYAFPYARPEGLGSAVKKHTTLREIIIATLTVLPIAWFCAGWMGMITLGGTILLLWAVTSFVLARIPGLTGDIYGTINELAELALVVVFATLS, from the coding sequence ATGATTCCCTTCCTCGCTGCACTGCAATTTCTCACCCTCAGCCCGCCACTGGTTAAGCGTCTCTTCACCGAAAAAGAGCTTGGCCGGGCGGCTGGCTTCTATCCCCTGGTCGGCGTGCTGATCGGGGCGCTGCTTTACGGCGCAAATTACGGCCTCAGTTTCATCGCTTCCGATATGCTGCGCGCTGCCCTGCTGCTGGCCTTGTGGGTCACTCTCACGGGCGCGCTGCATTTGGATGGCCTGCTGGATGCCTTTGACGGCCTGCTTGGCGGATGGACGCCGGAGAAGCGCCTGGAGATTATGCGCGACGAGCGAGTAGGAGCCTTCGGACTCAGCGCGGGCGTGATTCTGCTCCTGATGAAATATGCCGCCCTGAGCGGATTCAGCCAATCAACCCCGGCGCTGATCCTGATCCCCGCGGCGAGTCGCTGGGCAATGACGCTGGCCGTCTACGCCTTCCCCTACGCCCGCCCTGAAGGGCTGGGCAGCGCTGTCAAAAAGCACACCACTCTGCGCGAAATCATCATCGCCACGCTAACCGTTCTCCCCATTGCGTGGTTCTGTGCGGGCTGGATGGGCATGATCACCCTCGGGGGTACAATCCTGCTCCTTTGGGCTGTCACCAGCTTCGTGCTGGCCCGCATCCCCGGCTTGACGGGTGACATCTACGGCACCATCAACGAGTTGGCAGAGTTGGCATTGGTAGTCGTCTTTGCTACACTTTCGTAA
- a CDS encoding peroxiredoxin, which yields MLEFGDKAPQFSLPNQDDEIISLSNFAGQWLVLYFYPKDDTPGCTKEACDFSDALDDFAGLNAVVIGVSVDNTLSHRAFIGKYNLGINLLSNPEKTVHRAYGAWGLKKNYGKEYEGTIRSTFIISPEGEIAAVWRGVRVRSKTKNGESKHADKVREKLEKLQAEN from the coding sequence ATGCTCGAATTTGGCGACAAAGCCCCACAATTTTCCTTGCCCAATCAAGACGATGAAATAATATCCCTGAGCAACTTCGCCGGACAATGGCTGGTACTTTATTTCTACCCCAAAGATGACACTCCCGGCTGCACCAAAGAAGCTTGCGACTTCAGCGACGCTCTGGATGATTTCGCCGGGCTGAACGCGGTAGTGATCGGGGTGAGTGTAGACAATACGCTGTCGCATCGGGCATTCATTGGCAAATACAATCTGGGCATCAACTTGCTCAGTAACCCGGAGAAAACAGTCCATAGAGCCTACGGAGCCTGGGGCCTGAAGAAAAATTACGGCAAAGAATATGAAGGCACCATCCGCTCGACGTTCATCATCTCGCCCGAAGGTGAGATTGCCGCAGTTTGGCGAGGCGTGCGCGTGCGCTCCAAAACCAAAAACGGCGAAAGCAAACACGCCGACAAAGTGCGCGAGAAATTAGAAAAACTGCAAGCAGAAAACTAA
- the cobC gene encoding alpha-ribazole phosphatase, whose translation MKFILTRHGETDWNIAHRFQGQSDVPLNARGREQARQLATHLATEKFDAIYTSDLSRARDTAKAIATHHDCLLIAEPRLREGNFGEWEGCTFPELEKLDPERVKAWMEDVGHFTPPVGETLHELAERVAAAYADIAAKHTNDEIILIVAHGGSMQMLIRHLLNLPITKFWQFHLSHCSITKIAVYPEGAILNLFNDTCHLS comes from the coding sequence ATGAAGTTCATCCTCACCCGCCACGGCGAAACCGATTGGAATATTGCCCACCGCTTTCAGGGGCAAAGCGACGTACCGCTCAATGCCCGCGGCCGCGAGCAGGCCAGACAGTTGGCCACACATCTGGCTACGGAGAAATTCGATGCCATCTACACCAGCGACCTGAGCCGCGCCCGGGATACTGCCAAAGCCATCGCCACGCACCACGATTGCCTGCTAATCGCCGAGCCGCGCTTGCGTGAGGGCAATTTTGGCGAGTGGGAAGGCTGCACCTTCCCTGAACTCGAAAAGCTCGACCCCGAACGGGTCAAAGCCTGGATGGAAGATGTCGGGCATTTCACTCCACCGGTCGGCGAAACCTTGCATGAATTAGCTGAGCGCGTTGCCGCTGCTTATGCAGACATCGCCGCAAAACACACCAACGACGAAATTATCCTCATCGTCGCCCACGGCGGCTCTATGCAAATGCTCATCCGGCACTTGCTCAACCTGCCGATCACCAAATTCTGGCAATTCCATCTCTCGCATTGCTCCATCACCAAAATCGCCGTGTATCCCGAAGGCGCGATACTCAATCTGTTCAACGATACCTGCCATTTGAGTTGA
- a CDS encoding cobyric acid synthase gives MPAKTLTILGTSSSAGKSLLVTALCHSYARRGVKVAPFKAQNMSNNAAVCPDGSEIGRAQAVQAAAAGLEPHVDMNPILIKPEADSRSQVVVNGRPWQTLDARNYYPTRAYLWQQVTEAMDRLRAEHDLIIVEGAGSPAELNLKANDIVNMAVANYTQSPVLLVGDIDRGGIFAQLLGTYWLLPPEEQELLKGFIVNKFRGDITLFEDGIQIIEERSDVPVVGVVPYLHDLFIPEEDAVALENLTPVRTRGDEGIDIAVIHLPRIANFDDFDPLLAEPGVRLRYVHSLEQLGQADAIIIPGTKSTVNDLEFLRQRGLDKAIQQHAEGGGAVIGICGGYQMLGQAIHDPEYIESRQLHSAGLGLLPIETTFAGEKATYRARAKIANASKSNWLYTVRGQEIEGYEIHMGRTSGESHWLTVTQRNEQAVQVGDGALSAEGRVWGCYIHGLFGNKNLRRAWLTSLGWNPPAGSSLQNDPFAASLTYLTDTVESVLDMAYVEKIMQNADW, from the coding sequence ATGCCTGCAAAAACCCTCACCATCCTCGGAACATCCTCCTCAGCCGGAAAAAGCCTGCTCGTCACGGCGTTGTGTCACAGCTACGCCCGTCGCGGCGTCAAGGTTGCTCCTTTCAAAGCGCAGAATATGTCGAATAATGCCGCCGTGTGTCCTGATGGCAGCGAGATCGGACGCGCCCAGGCCGTCCAGGCCGCCGCCGCCGGTCTGGAACCGCACGTAGACATGAACCCGATCCTGATCAAGCCCGAGGCCGACTCTCGCTCGCAGGTCGTGGTCAATGGCCGCCCGTGGCAAACGCTCGACGCTCGCAACTACTACCCCACTCGCGCTTATCTCTGGCAGCAAGTCACCGAGGCGATGGATCGTTTACGCGCCGAGCACGATCTCATCATTGTCGAGGGTGCGGGCAGCCCGGCTGAACTCAATCTCAAAGCCAACGACATCGTCAACATGGCCGTGGCAAACTACACCCAATCGCCCGTGCTGCTCGTCGGCGATATTGACCGCGGCGGCATTTTCGCTCAATTACTCGGTACCTATTGGCTGCTGCCGCCCGAAGAGCAAGAATTGCTCAAAGGATTTATTGTTAATAAATTCCGTGGCGACATCACTCTGTTCGAAGATGGAATTCAGATCATCGAAGAGCGCAGCGACGTACCTGTTGTGGGGGTGGTTCCCTACCTTCATGATCTGTTTATCCCCGAAGAGGATGCCGTGGCCCTCGAGAACCTGACCCCGGTGCGGACGCGTGGCGACGAAGGGATTGACATCGCCGTGATTCACTTGCCGCGCATCGCCAACTTCGACGATTTTGACCCCCTGCTGGCCGAGCCCGGCGTGCGCTTGCGCTACGTGCATTCGCTCGAGCAGCTAGGCCAGGCCGATGCCATCATCATCCCCGGTACCAAAAGTACCGTCAACGACCTGGAATTTCTACGCCAGCGCGGGCTGGACAAAGCCATCCAACAGCACGCCGAAGGCGGCGGCGCGGTGATTGGCATTTGCGGCGGCTACCAGATGCTAGGGCAAGCTATCCATGACCCGGAGTACATTGAATCGCGCCAGCTGCACAGCGCCGGGCTGGGACTTCTGCCCATTGAAACCACCTTTGCCGGAGAAAAAGCCACCTATCGCGCCCGGGCAAAAATAGCTAACGCGAGTAAGTCTAATTGGCTATACACAGTTCGGGGGCAAGAAATTGAGGGGTACGAAATCCACATGGGACGCACCTCAGGCGAGAGTCACTGGCTGACAGTCACACAGCGCAATGAACAGGCTGTGCAGGTCGGGGATGGCGCGTTGAGCGCGGAAGGCCGCGTGTGGGGCTGCTACATCCACGGGCTGTTCGGGAACAAGAATCTGCGCCGGGCCTGGCTGACCAGCCTCGGGTGGAACCCGCCCGCCGGTTCTTCTCTCCAGAATGATCCCTTCGCGGCCTCATTGACCTATCTGACGGACACGGTAGAATCCGTGCTGGATATGGCGTATGTGGAAAAAATAATGCAGAATGCAGATTGGTGA
- the cobU gene encoding bifunctional adenosylcobinamide kinase/adenosylcobinamide-phosphate guanylyltransferase has protein sequence MGKLTLIIGGARSGKSTYAEKLAAARGAEILYIATAQALDPEMADRIKKHRQQRPASWHTLEIPHGVANALRENGYDADLVLLDCLTMLVSNLVLTATDEEFEPDEARSAEIVDTEIEALLNTIQASRADWIMVTNEVGMGLVPPYPLGRVYRDLLGWANRKVAAAADEVYLLISGMVLPLHQLAVSAQAPV, from the coding sequence ATGGGAAAACTGACACTCATCATTGGCGGAGCGCGCAGCGGCAAATCAACCTATGCTGAAAAACTGGCCGCGGCGCGCGGGGCTGAAATTTTGTATATCGCCACAGCGCAAGCGCTTGACCCGGAGATGGCCGACCGCATTAAGAAGCACCGCCAGCAACGGCCCGCTAGCTGGCACACGCTAGAGATTCCTCACGGGGTTGCGAACGCGTTGCGAGAAAATGGGTACGATGCTGATCTTGTTTTGCTCGACTGTCTGACGATGCTGGTCAGCAACTTGGTGCTGACGGCCACCGATGAAGAATTCGAACCCGACGAAGCGCGCTCCGCCGAGATTGTGGATACTGAAATCGAAGCGCTGCTCAATACCATTCAGGCCAGCCGCGCCGATTGGATTATGGTCACGAATGAAGTCGGTATGGGGTTGGTGCCACCCTACCCCCTGGGGCGCGTCTACCGCGATCTACTGGGCTGGGCCAACCGCAAAGTTGCCGCGGCGGCCGATGAGGTGTATCTTTTGATTTCCGGGATGGTATTACCGCTGCATCAATTGGCCGTTTCGGCACAAGCTCCTGTTTGA